A stretch of DNA from Noviherbaspirillum sedimenti:
AGCCCGGGAATTTTTCGTTGAAGTCGCGTGCGAAGCGCAGGTAATCGACGATGGTCTTGTTGAAGCGCTCACCCGGGATCAGCAGTGGAATGCCGGGCGGGTAGGGCGTCAGCAGGATGGCCGTGACGCGGCCTTCGAGCGCATCGATCGCCACCCGCTCGATGTCGCGGTGCGCCATCTTGGCAAACGCGTCCGAGGGCTTCATCGCCGGCTGCATGTCGGACAAATACATCTCGGTGGTCAGGCGCGCGACGTCGTAGGACTTGTACATGTCGTGGATCTGGTGGCACAGGTCACGCAGGCCGATGCGCTCGTAGCGCGGGTTGACGGCGGCGAATTCCGGCAGGATGCGCCAGATCGGCTGGTTCTTGTCGTAGTCGTCCTTGAACTGCTGCAGCGCGGTCAGCAGCGTGTTCCAGCGGCCCTTGGTAATGCCGATGGTGAACATGATGAAGAATGAGTACAGGCCGGCCTTTTCGACGATGACGCCATGCTCGGCCAGGTACTTGGTGACGATCGAGGCCGGGATGCCGGTGTCGCCGAAAGTGCCGTCCAGCGACAGGCCCGGGGTGACTACCGTGGCCTTGATCGGATCGAGCATGTTGAAGCCCGGCGCGAGATCGCCGAAGCCGTGCCAGTCGTCTTCGGCGCGGATGATCCAGTCATCCTGGGTGCCGATGCCATCTTCGGCAAAATGGTCCGGACCCCACACCTTGAACCACCAGTCCAGGCCGAATTCCTTGTCGACCTTTTTCATGGCGCGGCGGAATTCCAGCGCTTCCTGGATGCTTTCCTCGACCAGCGCAGTGCCGCCCGGTGCTTCCATCATCGCCGCCGCCACATCGCAGGAGGCGATGATGGCGTATTGCGGCGAGGTCGAGGTATGCATCAGGTAGGCTTCGTTGAAGGTGTCACGGTCGAGCTTGACCGATTCCGATTCGCGCACCAGGATTTGCGAAGCCTGCGACAGCCCGGCCAGCAGCTTGTGGGTCGACTGGGTCGAGAAGATCAGCGATTCCTTGGCGCGCGGACGGTCCTTGCCGATGGCGTGCATGTTCTTGTAAAAATCGTGGAAGGTGGCGTGCGGCAGCCACGCTTCGTCGAAGTGCAGGGTGTCGATCTTCCCGTCCAGCATCTGCCTCAGGGTCTCGACGTTGTAGACCACGCCGTCGTAGGTCGATTGCGTGATGGTCAGGATGCGCGGCTTCTTGTTGACCGCTTCGCGCGCGAACGGATTGGCCTCGATCTTGCGCGCGATGCTCTCCGGCGTGAATTCTTCCAGTGGGATCGGGCCGATGATGCCGAGATGGTTACGCGTCGGCATCAGGAACACGGGGATCGCCCCGGTCATGATGATCGAGTGCAGGATCGACTTGTGGCAGTTGCGGTCCACCACCACGATGTCGCCCGGCGCCACCGTCGAGTGCCAGACCATCTTGTTCGAGGTCGAGGTGCCGTTGGTAACGAAGTAGCAATGGTCGGCATCGAAGATGCGCGCGGCATTGCGCTCGGAGGCGGCCACCGGGCCGGTATGGTCGAGCAGCTGGCCGAGTTCCTCGACGGCGTTGCAGACGTCGGCGCGCAGCATGTTTTCGCCGAAAAACTGGTGGAACATCTGGCCGATGGGCGACTTCAGGAACGCCACGCCGCCGGAGTGACCGGGGCAGTGCCACGAATACGAGCCGTCCTGGGCGTAATGCACCAGCGCGCGGAAAAACGGCGGCGGCAGGCTGTCCAGGTAGGATTTGGCTTCGCGGATGATGTGGCGCGCGACGAATTCCGGGGTGTCCTCGAACATGTGGATGAAGCCGTGCAGCTCGCGCAGGATATCGTTGGGGATATGGCGCGAGGTGCGGGTTTCGCCGTACAGGTAGATCGGAATGTCGGCGTTCTTGTGGCGGATTTCCTCGACGAAGGCGCGCAGCGATTTCAGCGCCGTCTCGACTTCGTCGTCGCTGCCGCCGCCAAATTCCTCGTCATCGATCGACAGGATGAAGGCGGAGGCGCGCGACTGTTGCTGGGCGAACTGCGACAGGTCGCCGTAACTGGTGACGCCGACGACTTCCATGCCTTCCTGTTCCATCGCGTTGGCGAGGGCACGGATGCCCAGGCCGGATGTATTTTCGGAACGGAAATCTTCGTCAATGATGACAATAGGGAAACGGAACTTCATCGAGGCCTCCAGCCGCTTGCAATCGAGCAGGCATGACAGGCAGGCGCGCGCCGGTATCCGGGCGCTGGCCTGCCGATTTTAAAAAACGGGATTGTCGCAGATATGGGGCGGCAGTGGGGGAAAATCAGGCACGCTCGTAGGTGACAAAGGCGAAATCGCAGGCATTGGCCTCGGAGTGGTGGCGCTCGCGCGCGGTTTCGCGCCACAGGGCGGGGTCGAAGGCCGGCAAGAAAGTATCGCAGGCAAAGGTCTTGGCGATTTCGGTGACGATCAGCCGCTGCACCTGCGGCAGCGCCTCGGCAAAAATTTGTGCGCCGCCGATCACGAAAGCTTCGGCGTCGCCGGCCAGCTGGGCCGCCGCCGCCATCGAGCCGACCGCCTCGACGCCGTCGTGGCGCCAGTCCGGATTGCGGGTAATGACAATGTTGCGGCGGTTCGGCAGGGGCTTGCCGATCGAATCGAAGGTCTTGCGGCCCATGATGATGGGATGACCGGTGGTGGTGCGCTTGAAGAAGGCCAGGTCTTCCGGCAGGCGCCAGGGCAGGGCGTTGTTCAGGCCGATGCCGCGCTGGGCGTCGATGGCGACGATGATGGTCAGGCGTGGTGACATGGGATGAGGGATCGTTGACGTTCAAACGGCAATCTTATGCCATTTTTCCCCTCGATGTGAAACCGCCTGCGGCCAACGGATCAGGTTTCCCTGACGTAGGTGCCGGGCGCGTCGCACAACACCGGATAGTCCGGCAGGCCGACCGGCGGCGACGCCTGCAGCGGACCGCAGCCCTCGCGCAGCCAGGCGCACCAGTCGTTCCACCAGGAGCCGGCCTGCTTGCGCTGGTCGCCCAGCCAGGTGGCGCTGTCGGTGGCGCCGCTGGCGTCACCGGCCCAGAACTCGCGTTTGGAGGTGGCGCCGGGCGGGTTGATGATGCCGAGGATGTGGCCGGAAGTCGACAGCACGTAGCGCACCGGGCCCTGGACCAGGGCCGCCGTCTTGAAGGTGCCGGCCCAGGGCGTGATGTGGTCTTCGGTGGTGCCGACCGCGTACAGCGGCTGGGCGATGCGGCCGAGGTCGAGCTTGTGGCCATCGAGTACGATGGCATCCTTCCGGGCCAGATTGTTGGCGACATAGAACTGGCGCAGGCAGAAAGTGTGCATGGCGCGCGGCACCCGGGTGCTGTCGCCATTCCAGTAAAGGACATCGAGCGAGGGCGGGGTTTCGCCGTACAGGTATTTGTGCACCACGTAGTGCCAGATCAGGCTGTTCGGACGCAGCATGCGGAAGGCCGACGACATTTGCTTTTTGTCGAGGTAGCCCTGTTTTTCCATCAGCTGCTCGATGGTCGCCAGGCTGTGTTCATTGATGAATGCCTCGATTTCGCCCGGGCGCGAGAAATCGGCCAGCGACGACAGCAGAGTCCAGTGCGCCACCGGCATCTGGGTCGGCTTGAACTTGCGATTCAACAACGCCATCAGCGCCGCCAGGGCGGTGCCGCCGATGCAATAGCCGACGGCATGCACCTTCGGCGCCTGCGTGATCGCGCGCGCAACCTCGATCGCCTGCAGCATGCCCTTCAACAAATACTTCTCGAACGTATTGTCCGCCATGTCGGCGCCAGGGTTTTTCCAGCTGATCATGAAGACCGTGAAGCCTTCCTTGACCAGGTGGCGCACCATGCTTTTCTTTTCATTCAAGTCCATGATGTAGAACTTGTTGATCCAGGGCGGCGCGATCACGATCGGCATGGCATGCACTTTTTTGTCCACCGGTTGATACTGGATCAGCTCGATCAATTCATTGCGGAATACCACCGACCCGGGCGTGCTGGCCAGTTCCTTGCCGAGCGTAAAAGCAGCTTCATTGCCCAGCATTTGCACGTCGCCCGCCTTGAGGTCGGCGAGGAAGTGCTCGACACCCTTGGCCAGGCTGGCGCCGCGCGTTTCCATGGCCTTGTTGAGGGCGACCGGATTGGTAAAGAAGAAGTTGCTGGGTGCCAGGGCATTGAACCACTGGCGGGTCCAGAACGCGCCGGCATGGCGTTCCTTGCTATCCAGGTCGGGGGTGTCATAGACGGTGCGTTCAAGCCAGCGGGTGTAGGCCAGATAGTGTTGCACCATGAGCGAATTGCCCAGGCTGGCTTGCCACTCCGGGTCGTGGAAGCGTTCATCGCCGTGCGCCGGCTTTTCGGCAGTTTTCGCGTTGCCGCCGGCGAGCGCCGTCAGCGCATTCAGGTTCAGCATCCACAGGCTGGCTGCCAGTTCACGCTGCGCTTCCATCTGTTGCTGCGGGTGCCGCAGCCAGGCTTGCTGGATCTTGAAGAAGGTATTACCAATGCCAAAAGGATCCAGTTGCATGGCCTGCTCTCGTTTTTTGCTGGAATGGAAATATTACTCCTAATCAAGAACTGTGTTCGGGATTTCAGGTCATGCGTGGTTTTTGTGTTCAATGCGACATCAGGACCGGCACCGTCATCGAGGCAAGCATGGTGCGGGTCACGCCGCCCAGCAGAATTTCGCGGAAGCGGGAGTGGCCGTAGCCGCCCATGACGATCAGGTCGGCGCCGAGGTCGGCCGCCAGCGTCAGCAGGGAGTCGCCAATGTTGCCGCTGGGGCGACTGGGCAGCAGTTCAGTCTTGATGCCGTGGCGGGCGAGATACAACGCGATGTCGCTGCCGAGGGGCGGCTCCTGGCTGGCAGTGCCATCCTGGTTGAAGAGCGCCACTTGCACCAGCTCGGCTTGCCGCAACAATGGCAAGGCGTCGGTGACCGCGCGGGTGGCCGAGCGCCCGCCGTCCCAGGCGATGAGGACACGCTTGCCGATACTGGCGAAAGCGCCGGCATAGGGAATGATCAGCGCCGGACGGCCGCTGGTGAAGACAATGTATTCCGGGAAGTCGGACAAGACGGTTGCCGCCGCTTCGCCGGGGTCAGCCTGGCCGATGACGACCAGGTCGCTGTAGCGCGCCAGCGTGCCAAGTCCGCCGGAAGCATCGTCATCCAGCAGGCGCTTTTCGAGCGTGGACAAGCCTTCCTGCTGCACCAGCGGTTCGGCCTGGTCGAGCGCGCGTTGGGCGCGCTGGCGCAGGTATTCGAGATGGATTGCCAGACTGGGGTCGGGCGGCAGTGTGGCGCCGCCCTGGAACGCATAACGCGAAATACCGGTCGCCGCTGCACCGATCAGATGGGCGTCGTACGCCCGCGCCAGCCTGGCGGCAATCCGGATGCGTTCGGCCGCTTGCCGGGAGTCGTCCACGTGGACCAGAATTGTCTTGTAAGCCATGACCATCTCCTTGCGTAAAAAAATGTGCGAGAAAATCTGCATGTTGGTGTTGTCAGATTTATACATCATTTCCACATGCGGAGCTTGTGCACGCACATCATGACGCATCAATGCTGCATCCGTCGGACACATGATTGGCTTTGCGCGTTCTCAAGGATGGTAAGTGCTGCACTGCCAGAATGGAGAATTTGAAGCGACCTTGGAGGAGGCGCAGTCCGGTTCGCCGCGTGCGACATGCTTGTACGCGGCACCGGGAAGTCTGGCGCCTGATCCAGTGCTCATGAACCGAGGAGTGTAACGATGCCAAATCTGAATGTGCAAACAATGCTTAACCCGATGGCGGCGATGTATCAGACACAGCTGGAAGCGTCGCGCCGGGTTGCCGATACGTTTTTTTCCGGTGTCCAAAAAATGGACCATGTCATGCTGGAGGCATCGCATCGGGCCTGCATCGAGCAGTTGCGATTCGCCCAGTCGCTGGTGGCGGTGCGCGACGCGCAAGGGGCGGCCAGTGCCCAGGCAAGGTATTTTTCGCAGCGTCCCGAGCGCACTATGGATTATCAGCGCGAATTGATTCGTGTATTCAACGAAGTCCAATCGGAAGTCGGCAAGTCGATGCAAAATTACATGGCGCAGCTAGGTGGCGGCGCCATGACTGAATTTGCCACAGCGCTGGCGCCGGAAAGGGAAAGCGGCGAGGCGCCGCCATCCGCCATTCCACTGACGCCAATGACCGGATTGTTTTCCGCCTGGCAGTCTGCGTTCCAGGAAGCGGCTGCCGTCGCCAATCGGAATATCGAGGCGGCCCGCACTACTTTCGAGAATGCCGCCCATAATGCATATGTGAACGCCAATGAGGCGATTGATGAAACTGCCGAGGCGATGGCAGGGGGACGCGAAAGGAAGGCAACGACCTCTGGTGGGCACCACTCTGGCAGTAAGCGAAAATAAATCAGTTCCAAATCGTGCGGCCTTGGGCTGCCTTGCGCTGCAGCGTATGCCCGGACCGCCGCCATGAGCGGCGGTCCGGGCATACACTATTTCAGGCCGATGCCGCCAGTTGTGTGACGCCGGCGGCTTTTTGTTTACGTGCGGCCAGCTGTTTTGCGCGCGAACTTGAGGGCGGCAGGCGACGCAAGGTTTTCAGGGAATCGATGTCCTTGATGCCGATGGAGCGCTGGTCGACGCTGATCAAGCCGATTTCATTGAATGCCGACAGCGTGCGGCTGACCGTTTCCAGCGTCAGGCCGAGGTAACTGCCGATTTCGTGGCGCGTCATGCGCAGGTTGAAGAGTTTGCTGGAGTAACCCATGTCGGCATAGCGATCCGACAGCGAGACGAGGAAACGGGCGACGCGCGCCTCGGCGGAAAGGGCGCCCAGCATACTGACCATGCTTTGTTCGCGTACCAGTTCGCGACTCATTACGCTATACATCGCGTGCTCGAACTCGGCGTGGGTGCGGCCGAGCGCGGTTAGCTTCTTGAATGGCAGCAGGATCAGGTCGCAGTTCGACAGGGCGACCGCTTCCGACGCATGGTGCCTGGTGTGGATGCCATCGACGCCGAACAAATCCCCTTTCATCGGGAAGCTCAGCACCTGTTCATTGCCGAATTCGTCGATCAGGACGGTTTTCAAAAATCCGGAGTGCACCACATACAGGCTGTCAAAGGGCTGGCCGATGGTATGGACGCGCTGACCGGTCTTGAACTGTACGTGCTGGAACAGCAATTCATCGTCGGCCAGCGAGACTGCGGATGGTATGCGCAGCAGGTCGCCTAATTCCTTCAGATTTGACCAGAGTTTTCCCTGGCGTTGCCATCCCGTTTCATGTGGTGAAGAATGTGAAGCTGGATTGGAAAATTCGGTCCGGATCTCGGAGGGGGGCGAGGACAGCATGGCAACTCCTGTTCCAAAAAAACGTTCACTTACTGCGACGAGACAACCCGGGATGAGCTGCCGCCAATCTTGCAGTCGCTACGGAATTTTCTCGGCATCCCTGCAGCGATACGTCTGAAAAAACCATCCGCCACTACGTTCTTTGCGCTCTACGGGAGCGACTCATGCGACGGGTCAAATCCGCAGTCCCTGCATAGGGAAACAAGCGAGCTGCTCCCAGTCAAACGAGAGTGAAAAACCGATTTGCGCGCGCCAATTACACAGGGAAAGTATGCGGCGCAAGGTGTTTATTTGCTATCGGTGTCCGCTGAATAGGGTAGTAGGATAAAGAGGGGGGAGGTAAGAATATTCTTACATTGAAGAATGCAGGATGGCACTGACATTCAAATTTTCAAGGGGGTAAGCAAGCGGTGTTCGACGGCGTATTGCACCATTTCGGCCAGCGAATGCATGTCCATCTTGTAGAGAATACGCGTCTTGTGGGTGCTGACGGTCTTGGCGCTCAGATGCAGGAGGTCGGCAATTTCGCCGATGGTTTTGCCTCCGACCAACAAGCTGAATACTTCGAATTCGCGGTCAGATAATTTCTTGTGGGGGAAATCTTCATTGGATGGCATGGCATCCATCGCCAGTTGTTCGGCCACTTCAATGCTGATGTAGGGGCGGCCAGCAGCAACTTTGCGGATTGCGCTCAGCAATTGCGTGCCGGCGCTTTCCTTGGTCAGGTAGCCACGCGCGCCGGCACGGATGGCGCGAATGGCATACTGGTCTTCTTCATGCATGGTCAGAATCAGGATTGGCAGTTTCGGCGCCTCATCCTTGATCTGGCGGATCAGTTCGACACCGCTGCGTCCGGGCATGGACAGATCCAGCATCAGCAGATCGAAGCCGCCCCGGCGCACATGCGACAGCGCTTCGAAACCATCGACTGCTTCGCCCACCACTTCGATGTCGTCCGCACCATCCAGAATGCGCTTCAAGCCTTCGCGCATGATGGTGTGGTCGTCGGCAATGACGATACGGATCATGTTATTTCACGGTGCCGGTGTCACCGGGTTGTTTAGCCAGTCGATAGACGAGCACAGGAATTTTGCAGGTGGACAATACCTTGGTGGTGGTACTGCCCAATATTGCCTGCCCCCACCCGCTTCTGCCGTGCGAACCGATGAAAATCAGGTCACAGACCTGTTGTTCGGCCGTATGGACGATTTCGCGTGCGGTCGCATCGGAAAAAATCGTGATCCCGGAGGATTGGACGCCAACCGCCTTGGCTGCTTCGGCAATGACTTGCAGATGGATGTCGCCGAGCTTGCGCATCGACGCCAGATACTCTTCTTCCGAGGGGAAATTAGGGGGGATTATTTCGATGAATACCGGGTACTGGTATTCCGGCGCGACAAACAGCCCGATCACTTCTGCCCCTAATTGTTGGGCAAATTCGACACCGGCGCGTGCAGCCGCCTTGGAAATATCGGAGCCGTCAGTTGGAATCAGGATTTTTTTGTACATAAGTCCACCGCATTGCTTCCATTTAAAAATAAAAGCCTACCACAAATCACATCCCTAGATAGGTACGTGGATATTTTATTAATAATAGCAAAAATATCATTCTGATTAAGGCTAATTACGCTTGTCGTCGTGTCCATGTGCGGCAGGCGAAAACCACGCGACTTCCTCCGGGGCGCTTCCGGCCAAGGGTCACAATCGGGAGGAAATATTGACTACTTGGACAATTCACTTTGGCAGAAATGCCCGAAAGTGACGTACACGGAATAGTATTATTGAAAATGCATCAGTACAACTGGCAAATTGGAGAGGAATTGATCTGCGGCATATTTTTGGCGTCATATTTGATTAATCTCAACTAACGCTTGCTGCGGCCGGCTTTGTAAGACTGTGGCCGCGCGATTCAGTAGGCCAGCCGGTAACGGTAGCCCTTGTAATTGAATACTGCGGCTTTGGGCAACATTTTTTCCAGGATCACCCCTGGCGCAGCTTCTTCACCTTCATGCAACAAGCGTTTGTTGACGAGCAGTTGGCGTTCACGCGGATTATCGGAATAGATGTAGCCGCCGATGGTCAGGTTCGGTAATTCGCGGTGTATCTGTTCCGGCAATTCCCGCGGTGAGGATGTACCTGGTTCGGGTGTCAGTGCGGTGCTTAGCTTGAGGTCGGTGTCGCTGGCCGGAACTGGCGTTGCAGGCGCGGCGCGGGGCTTGGCTGCGGCGACGTCGGCGGGAGATTTGCGCGCTTCCCTGGGCGGCGCCGACGATGCATTGCGCGGTTTTTCTGCAATTTTTGCGCTATGGGCCGCCGGCCTTGGCGGTGCCGGCGGCGGGCTGATCGCGACGATTTGCGGGGCCGGGGCAGCTGCGTCGGCCAATGATGGCAGCGCTGGGGGCGTGCCCTTCTCCTTGACTGAAGGCGCCTGGGTCTGTGCGGCAGGCTGGGAGAGGGGCGAAAGGGGCTGCGGCCCTGGCGCTTGCCAGGGCCGCAGCCAGGCCAGTGCGGCGCCTGCGACCAGCAGCGCAGCGGCAGCGGCCAGCCAGGCCCTGTGGGCGCGGGGCTGCGCCGGACCGGACGGCAAGGCGGCGGCAGGCTGCACATGCAGGCCGGGAATCTGTCCGATATGGCGTTCAGCTTCGGCTTTTTTCAGGGCGTCGAGAATATAGGACATCGGCTTACTCTCCAGGCAGGGCCGCAGCCAGGGCCTGGTTCATGTGCAGCCGGGGTTCCGGGATGCCGGCTGCGTCGTTCAGGAACATCAGAGTGCGTGCGCCGGCAATGCCATCCGCCTGCAGGCCGTGCGCTTTCTGGAACTGGCGCATCTGCCTGGCCATGGCATCGCCGTAGGGCTGGCCTGGCACGGCTTCGAGACCGCCATGCAGTCGGGAGAGTTCGCCATTGAGCCAGTCAACCGTCTGGCCCTTGTCGTCGGGGCCGATTTTGCCGGAATAGCCGGGTGGGGCGCGCCAGAAGGTCACGAATTCTCCCTGAAAATGCTGCGCCAATTCCTTCAGGCCGACTTGCCAATCGCGTTCGATGCCGGCAGTCCGCAATGTTGCCGTAGTGTCGCTCAAGCCCACCAGGAGAACATGGTGGCTCGCCAGCTTGTCGTCACGCAGTTTCAGGATGGCCGGACGGTGCAGGCGCCGCAATTCCGCCAAGCCGCCTGTGCTGCGATGGCAGTGAACATTGCGGCTGCGCGCGACGGCGCAAGGATCTTCCGGTCCCAGCGCCATGCCCCATAACTGCCCCAGCAAGCGGAATGCGGACGTTTCGTCGCGCGTGGTATCGCCCAGCACGCCGCCCATGTCGGCGGCAAGCGGCGACTGCGGTGTCGCTGTCCGGGGGCGGGAAAGGGCGCCGCTGGCAGCACCCGGACGCTGCCGGGGATGATCTGTTGCCAGGCTGTGCGACAGCTTGAAGCTTCCCGCATGCGCGGCGAGGACCGCCTGTATGGCCGGATCGGGCGCAGCGTTGCCGTGCTGCCAGGCCCAGCCGATTGCGCCGCTCAGCAAGGCGCCGACGGCACCTGCCGCGCCGAGCCGCCAGCGCTGGCGGTGGGTCGGCGCCGAGCGCCGGCCCGGGCTGGTCGCGGCGTCGGTGCCGAATACCTCGCGGGCCGCCTGCGCCAGGATGGCCGGCGTGACTTCCGTGCGGCTGGCAGCATACGCGCCCAGCAGTGCGCGGTCGCACAGCAGGTTGATGCGGCGCGGGACGCCGCGCGTGAGCCGGTGAATTTTCGGCATGAGCGTCGCGGCAAAGGGGCGTACTGCCGTGGCCCCTGAAATCGACATGCGGTGCAGGATATAGCTGGCGGTTTCCTGCGGCGACAGGGCATCCAGGTGGTAGCGCGCGATCACGCGTTGCCCCAGTTGTTCCAGTTCCGGCCGCGCCAGCATGGCGCGCAGCTCCGGCTGACCGATCAGGATCACTTGCAGCAGCTTGCGTTCATTGGTTTCCAGGTTGGTCAGCAGGCGCAATTGTTCCAGTACGTCGGGCGCCAGGTTCTGCGCTTCGTCGATGATCAGGACACTGTTTTTGCCTTCCGCGTGACTGCGCAGCAGATAGGCGTTGAGCGCGTCGACGTAAGTTTTTATTGTTGCTGTAGCGGCACCCGGCGCAATCGTGTCGATGCGAAATTCTTCGCAGATCGATTGCAGCAATTCGCCGACCGACAGTTTCGGGTTGAAGATGTAGGCGACGTGGCAGTTCTCGGGAATCTGTTCCAGCAGGCAGCGGCAGACCGTCGTCTTGCCGGCGCCGATCTCGCCGGTCAGCAGCACGAAACCGCCGCCGCTGCCGACGCCGTAGAGCAGATGGGCCAGTGCCTCGCGATGCCGTTCGCTCATGAACAGGTAACGCGGATCGGGAGCGATCGAGAAGGGCGCCTGCTTGAGCTGAAAGAATTGGGTATACATGATCAGGATCGCTATTCCGGCCTGCCGGGTTTAAAAGATGCAATTACTTCCGGCCAGCGGCAAGGCTAGCATAAAGATTTGCCCGGCGGCTAGGGTTAAAGCAAACAGTAGTGTGGCTGCGGTTTTCTTTCCAGCGAGCGGAATGTTCCAGGCAAAGCGAGTCTAATCACCATCAACAAAAGGCGAAGGCTGTGCGCGCCGCTGTGTGGTGCGCGTTATCTTGTGCGGCGTTACCGAAATCCCGGATTTTGACAGCGAAGGAGAGCAGCGATGAAACGTACGGCAACGGCAGTATGGAGTGGCGGCCTGAAAGATGGCAAAGGCAACATTTCGACGCAGAGCGGTGTACTCAACAGCACCCAGTACGGCTTTACCAGTCGTTTTGAAAATGGCGTGGGCACCAATCCGGAAGAATTGATTGCGGCAGCTCATGCCGGCTGCTTTACGATGGCGCTGTCAGGGCAACTGGGCGAGGCGGGCATGGTGGCGGAGCGACTGACCACCAGCGCGGCTGTCACGATAGAAAAAGTTGGGGACAGTTTTTCGATTACCGCAATCCATCTTGATTTGCTTGCCAAAATTCCCGGCGCCGATCAGCAAGCCTTTGCAGATGCGGCAGAAAAAGCCAAGGCAGGATGTCCAGTATCCAAAGTGCTGAACGCAGCGATTACGCTGGCGGCACGTCTGGAATCCTAGGCTGCGCTCTTGCGGCGGCCTGTTTGATTCCGTAGATAAAAGCATCGTGTAGAGAAAAGCCAGGGAGAAAACTTATCCCTGGCTTTTTATCGACCCATGAAGTCGGACAATGTCGAGGCCTGTTGCCCTCCTTGTTGTTTAGCGGGAAGGCGGCTTAGCGGGAAGGTGCCCCTGACTGGCTGGCTCTGATTTTCCTCAGGTCTTTTTCATGATGCAATTCTTCGCTGCTCGGAATGGCAATCGGGTCGCTTGCCGGGAACGTCATTTCAATCGCATGATCCAGCGATTGTTCCCCCTCATCGTTGCCAGCCGCGTACTGGTGGCTGCCATGTACTGTCGGCAATTCGGCAACCGGATCGCTGGCCGGGAAAGTCTCGTCCACTGCTTCATCCAGTAAAGCTTCGTCATGTTCCTGGCGATTGGCAGAGGCAATCTTGCGTTCGCATACGTCGGCCCATGAGGCATTCTCGGGCGAGATATCCTTGGGCGTTACTGCTTGCGATGCATTGCCGAACGATGATGGCAATTGCGCGGCACCGGGTGTCTTATTGGCAGACATCACTTTTTTCTCGCTTTTTCTGGATTCATTCATGACATTCCTCCACTGTAAGCATTTCAAATAATGATGGATTGCAGGCGCTGCAATGGCTACCTGAGCCGTGGCAACGAAAACCTGGTTCAACCCAAGGGTCGCGTTGCCGGCAGTGTGCCCCAACGTACCCTTTAACTATCCGACTCTAGGTTCCTCGACAAGTTTCGATGTTTGCTTCATATAAAAATTTGGTTTCCTGACCATTTAATTTTTTCCATTGCCAAGAATCATGAACGTCAGCGTGCTCGTAGCGTTGCGGATGCGGCAGGGCCGTCGCTGATGGCTAAAAGAACTGCGCCCATTCGGCGAGCCAGCTGTTCAACGCTTTGGCGGCCATCGGCTTGGCGATATAGTAGCCCTGGACATTGGTGCAGCCCAGCTTGTGCAGCAGATCCCAGTCTTGC
This window harbors:
- a CDS encoding general secretion pathway protein GspB; amino-acid sequence: MSYILDALKKAEAERHIGQIPGLHVQPAAALPSGPAQPRAHRAWLAAAAALLVAGAALAWLRPWQAPGPQPLSPLSQPAAQTQAPSVKEKGTPPALPSLADAAAPAPQIVAISPPPAPPRPAAHSAKIAEKPRNASSAPPREARKSPADVAAAKPRAAPATPVPASDTDLKLSTALTPEPGTSSPRELPEQIHRELPNLTIGGYIYSDNPRERQLLVNKRLLHEGEEAAPGVILEKMLPKAAVFNYKGYRYRLAY
- a CDS encoding ExeA family protein, whose translation is MYTQFFQLKQAPFSIAPDPRYLFMSERHREALAHLLYGVGSGGGFVLLTGEIGAGKTTVCRCLLEQIPENCHVAYIFNPKLSVGELLQSICEEFRIDTIAPGAATATIKTYVDALNAYLLRSHAEGKNSVLIIDEAQNLAPDVLEQLRLLTNLETNERKLLQVILIGQPELRAMLARPELEQLGQRVIARYHLDALSPQETASYILHRMSISGATAVRPFAATLMPKIHRLTRGVPRRINLLCDRALLGAYAASRTEVTPAILAQAAREVFGTDAATSPGRRSAPTHRQRWRLGAAGAVGALLSGAIGWAWQHGNAAPDPAIQAVLAAHAGSFKLSHSLATDHPRQRPGAASGALSRPRTATPQSPLAADMGGVLGDTTRDETSAFRLLGQLWGMALGPEDPCAVARSRNVHCHRSTGGLAELRRLHRPAILKLRDDKLASHHVLLVGLSDTTATLRTAGIERDWQVGLKELAQHFQGEFVTFWRAPPGYSGKIGPDDKGQTVDWLNGELSRLHGGLEAVPGQPYGDAMARQMRQFQKAHGLQADGIAGARTLMFLNDAAGIPEPRLHMNQALAAALPGE
- a CDS encoding universal stress protein, coding for MYKKILIPTDGSDISKAAARAGVEFAQQLGAEVIGLFVAPEYQYPVFIEIIPPNFPSEEEYLASMRKLGDIHLQVIAEAAKAVGVQSSGITIFSDATAREIVHTAEQQVCDLIFIGSHGRSGWGQAILGSTTTKVLSTCKIPVLVYRLAKQPGDTGTVK
- a CDS encoding OsmC family protein; amino-acid sequence: MKRTATAVWSGGLKDGKGNISTQSGVLNSTQYGFTSRFENGVGTNPEELIAAAHAGCFTMALSGQLGEAGMVAERLTTSAAVTIEKVGDSFSITAIHLDLLAKIPGADQQAFADAAEKAKAGCPVSKVLNAAITLAARLES
- a CDS encoding response regulator transcription factor, with translation MIRIVIADDHTIMREGLKRILDGADDIEVVGEAVDGFEALSHVRRGGFDLLMLDLSMPGRSGVELIRQIKDEAPKLPILILTMHEEDQYAIRAIRAGARGYLTKESAGTQLLSAIRKVAAGRPYISIEVAEQLAMDAMPSNEDFPHKKLSDREFEVFSLLVGGKTIGEIADLLHLSAKTVSTHKTRILYKMDMHSLAEMVQYAVEHRLLTPLKI